A stretch of the Lolium perenne isolate Kyuss_39 chromosome 3, Kyuss_2.0, whole genome shotgun sequence genome encodes the following:
- the LOC127339199 gene encoding uncharacterized protein — MRQHVLVYHYSSSFKHCPALNNFFERKGITFASVDTRNDKVMLARAKMHIPELYHVDIQDIFKSRVGMANLAEAIIDGSYKNMKTKFSSDKHDLWGTKPLSPMHLEYASKDGYVSYELYRRTLALEL; from the coding sequence ATGCGGCAGCATGTCCTCGTGTACCACTATAGCAGTTCCTTCAAACATTGTCCGGCTCTGAACAATTTTTTTGAGCGCAAGGGTATTACTTTCGCGAGCGTTGACACTAGGAATGACAAGGTCATGCTTGCCCGTGCCAAGATGCATATTCCAGAGCTGTACCACGTCGACATCCAAGATATATTCAAGAGCCGGGTAGGAATGGCTAATCTAGCAGAGGCCATCATCGACGGGTCCTACAAGAACATGAAGACAAAGTTCTCATCTGACAAGCATGACTTATGGGGGACTAAGCCACTCTCCCCGATGCACCTCGAGTACGCATCAAAAGACGGGTACGTGAGCTACGAGTTGTACCGTAGGACCCTTGCCCTCGAGTTGTAA